Proteins encoded together in one Aminipila butyrica window:
- the atpB gene encoding F0F1 ATP synthase subunit A: MIEMLNSMGVTNAMITSTVITLIICLLAILAGRHMEMIPSGLQNAMEVAVEKLGDFFADLMGEYAGRKYLPFVGTLFIYVLLCNYSGLLPLSGELPGVQAPTSSINFPLGLALLVFFFVQFVGIKETHGLGFYKHYFKPIAALFPLMIVEDLVKPVSLTLRLYGNIYGEESVTHVFFGMVPLGLPIIMQIFSVLMGMIQALVFSLLAGIYIAEAAEHGAEEHEHLLQAQHG; encoded by the coding sequence ATGATAGAAATGTTAAATTCAATGGGTGTTACCAATGCCATGATAACCAGTACAGTTATAACGCTGATTATCTGTCTTTTGGCTATTTTAGCGGGAAGGCACATGGAAATGATTCCTTCGGGACTTCAAAATGCCATGGAGGTGGCGGTGGAGAAGTTGGGAGACTTCTTTGCGGATTTAATGGGCGAATACGCCGGGCGCAAATATCTTCCCTTTGTAGGCACTTTATTTATCTACGTATTGCTCTGCAACTATTCTGGTTTGCTTCCGCTTTCAGGGGAGTTACCGGGTGTTCAGGCTCCTACCAGCTCGATTAATTTCCCTCTGGGACTAGCCTTACTTGTTTTCTTCTTCGTACAATTTGTAGGAATCAAGGAAACACACGGTCTTGGATTTTATAAGCATTACTTTAAGCCGATAGCGGCACTGTTCCCGTTGATGATTGTGGAAGACTTAGTTAAGCCGGTATCCCTGACTCTTCGGCTTTACGGAAACATCTACGGAGAAGAATCTGTAACTCACGTGTTCTTTGGTATGGTTCCTCTGGGATTGCCGATTATCATGCAGATTTTCAGCGTACTCATGGGCATGATTCAGGCTTTGGTATTTTCCCTGTTGGCAGGCATCTATATCGCTGAGGCAGCAGAGCACGGTGCAGAAGAGCACGAGCATCTGCTTCAAGCTCAACATGGTTGA
- a CDS encoding MATE family efflux transporter: MPIAAQGLISSSLTLIDNLMVGSLGETELAAVGIAIQIYLIHWIVMFGFTSGVSTFMAQFWGSQDVRNIKKATGLAICVCLAISSLFFLVAAFVPHLVMRLFTDIPELIELGTAYIRTGAPMFLTISITVPFTAALRTTQQTKLPLYISIVVFITNAVLNYTFIFGKFGAPQLGVPGSALGTVLARCLELTLVLFVVFVRRNLVAGRLSEYVGWNRELVRRIVKNAIPTTMNEAFWSIGTSMYVAAYARVGVTAYAAVQASNVINNLFTLAAFSIGDATLILVGQKLGQGKVEEAYELARKLLRVGLAVGVCLGLGLVSCSRLIIGLFELTPQGQQFAFYILLIYGAFLWLHVYNGIAVTGILRCGGDTVFAMATEMITIWLYAVPTAFITALALGLPIYVAVFFVKLEEIIKSVILVRRFRSKKWAKNVIHNIE, translated from the coding sequence TTGCCCATTGCGGCACAGGGGCTGATTTCATCCTCTCTGACCTTGATTGACAACTTGATGGTTGGAAGCTTAGGCGAGACGGAGCTGGCTGCGGTAGGTATCGCCATCCAGATTTATCTCATCCATTGGATTGTCATGTTTGGATTTACCAGCGGGGTTTCTACCTTTATGGCTCAGTTCTGGGGTAGTCAGGATGTGCGAAACATTAAGAAGGCCACAGGGTTGGCTATTTGTGTCTGCCTGGCCATCAGCAGCCTGTTTTTCCTGGTAGCGGCATTTGTTCCCCATCTGGTTATGCGGCTGTTTACGGACATCCCGGAACTGATCGAGTTGGGAACCGCCTATATTCGCACTGGGGCACCCATGTTCTTAACGATCAGCATAACGGTGCCTTTTACGGCGGCCCTTCGAACGACTCAGCAGACGAAGCTGCCATTATATATCAGTATCGTGGTTTTTATCACCAATGCGGTGCTGAATTATACCTTTATCTTTGGTAAGTTTGGTGCACCTCAGCTAGGGGTTCCCGGTTCTGCTTTGGGAACGGTCTTAGCTCGCTGCTTAGAGCTGACGTTAGTCCTTTTCGTCGTCTTCGTCCGCAGGAACTTGGTAGCCGGGCGTCTGTCGGAGTATGTGGGCTGGAATCGGGAATTGGTACGGCGTATCGTTAAGAATGCGATACCTACCACGATGAACGAGGCTTTTTGGAGTATTGGCACATCTATGTATGTAGCCGCTTATGCCAGAGTAGGAGTCACCGCTTATGCGGCGGTTCAGGCCAGCAATGTGATTAACAACCTGTTTACCTTAGCGGCTTTTAGTATCGGCGATGCGACATTAATTTTGGTGGGGCAGAAGCTGGGGCAAGGCAAGGTAGAGGAAGCTTATGAATTGGCGCGGAAGCTTCTGCGCGTCGGTCTGGCAGTAGGTGTCTGCCTGGGACTGGGCTTGGTGTCCTGCTCTCGGCTGATTATTGGTCTATTTGAACTGACACCTCAGGGACAGCAATTCGCCTTCTATATTCTGCTTATATACGGGGCTTTTCTATGGCTCCATGTATACAATGGCATTGCGGTAACCGGCATCTTGCGATGCGGCGGGGATACGGTTTTCGCCATGGCGACAGAGATGATTACCATTTGGCTTTATGCTGTGCCGACGGCATTTATTACGGCACTGGCTCTAGGCTTGCCTATATATGTTGCGGTGTTCTTTGTCAAATTGGAGGAGATCATCAAATCGGTGATTCTGGTCAGGCGATTCCGCTCCAAGAAGTGGGCGAAAAATGTTATCCACAACATTGAATAG
- the wecB gene encoding non-hydrolyzing UDP-N-acetylglucosamine 2-epimerase has translation MKVMTVFGTRPEAIKMAPLVKQLNETEGIQSVLCVTAQHREMLDQVLELFQLTPDYDLNIMKPNQTISQITSNVLVGLEEVLQKERPDVVLVHGDTTTTFAAAMASFYQQIKVGHVEAGLRTYDKYSPYPEEMNRVLTGHLADFHFAPTERNRKNLLREGVPEDKIFITGNTVIDALFQVVDKPYEFEDKTLKTIDFENHRVITVTCHRRENLGENMEQIFGAIRRIAEEFQDVEIIYPMHMNPKVRETANKILQGMDRVHLIDPLQYQPFENLMAKSYFIITDSGGIQEEAPSLGKPVLVVRRETERPEAVEAGTVKLAGVEMENIYQLSKELLTDPTAYAVMAQSMNPYGDGHACERIVDVLKKKLS, from the coding sequence ATGAAGGTAATGACTGTCTTTGGGACTAGACCAGAAGCAATCAAGATGGCACCTTTGGTCAAGCAGCTGAACGAGACAGAAGGGATTCAGTCTGTTCTCTGCGTGACAGCCCAACACCGAGAGATGCTGGACCAGGTGCTGGAACTTTTTCAACTGACACCGGATTATGACTTAAACATTATGAAGCCCAATCAGACCATCAGCCAGATTACGTCTAACGTGCTGGTAGGATTGGAGGAGGTTCTGCAAAAGGAACGGCCCGATGTGGTGCTGGTTCACGGAGATACCACCACCACCTTTGCGGCAGCAATGGCCAGTTTTTATCAACAGATTAAAGTTGGACATGTGGAGGCGGGACTTCGGACCTATGACAAATATTCTCCTTATCCGGAGGAGATGAATCGAGTATTGACAGGTCATCTGGCAGATTTTCATTTTGCTCCTACGGAGCGAAACCGAAAGAATCTTCTGCGAGAAGGGGTGCCAGAGGATAAGATCTTTATTACAGGGAACACTGTCATCGACGCACTTTTCCAGGTAGTAGACAAGCCTTATGAATTTGAAGATAAGACATTAAAGACAATCGACTTTGAAAATCATCGAGTTATTACAGTAACTTGTCATCGTAGGGAAAATCTGGGGGAGAATATGGAACAGATTTTCGGAGCCATTCGGCGGATTGCGGAAGAGTTTCAGGATGTGGAAATCATCTATCCGATGCACATGAACCCCAAAGTACGAGAGACAGCCAATAAGATTTTGCAGGGAATGGATCGAGTTCATTTGATTGATCCACTTCAGTATCAGCCTTTTGAGAACCTCATGGCTAAGTCCTACTTTATCATCACGGATTCTGGTGGTATTCAGGAGGAGGCGCCTTCTTTAGGCAAGCCAGTGTTGGTGGTTCGGCGAGAGACGGAGCGGCCTGAAGCAGTGGAGGCCGGCACAGTGAAACTAGCCGGCGTGGAGATGGAGAATATCTATCAGTTGTCCAAAGAATTGCTGACCGATCCGACTGCCTATGCCGTTATGGCGCAGTCCATGAACCCTTATGGGGACGGACATGCGTGTGAAAGGATTGTTGACGTATTAAAGAAGAAACTATCGTAA
- a CDS encoding MraY family glycosyltransferase translates to MVFWIAFLAAFILSVIFTPVAIRLAPVIGAVDVPKDSRRMHTKPMPRFGGLAIFIGAMVTIGWVTFRGWPVQAMAFQQMGAGFLDQPIESMYGVLLGGALIYILGIIDDLKGLPAKVKFLGQALIACVPYAFGVRIEFVTNHFGASFGDSHSYFAGAVCFFITIIWIVGITNTVNLIDGLDGLASGVASISSLCLAYTAYIHGAYLPALAMLALAGSALGFLPYNFHPAKIFMGDGGSLFLGFMLATLSVVGPVKSATIMAVIIPVLVLGLPIFDTAFAILRRLVNHRPIMEADKGHLHHRLMAAGLGQRRTVLTLYGISGVMGVAAVLFSRDLFVETAGLIAIALMYIYVFLTDASNWRLQIKAVNIAHEEKCQKKRDKKRKRK, encoded by the coding sequence ATGGTTTTTTGGATAGCTTTTTTAGCAGCATTCATATTGTCCGTTATTTTTACGCCGGTGGCCATCCGGCTGGCTCCTGTAATCGGAGCGGTGGATGTGCCTAAAGACAGCAGGCGCATGCACACCAAGCCTATGCCGCGGTTCGGCGGGCTGGCTATCTTTATTGGGGCTATGGTCACCATTGGCTGGGTTACTTTCCGGGGCTGGCCAGTGCAGGCCATGGCTTTTCAGCAGATGGGGGCTGGATTTCTGGATCAGCCTATTGAAAGCATGTATGGAGTCCTGCTGGGCGGAGCGCTGATTTATATACTGGGCATTATCGACGATTTGAAGGGGCTGCCAGCCAAGGTGAAATTTTTAGGACAAGCCCTGATTGCTTGTGTGCCCTATGCCTTTGGCGTGCGGATTGAATTTGTGACTAACCACTTCGGTGCTAGCTTTGGGGATTCCCACAGCTACTTTGCCGGAGCGGTTTGCTTTTTTATCACCATTATTTGGATTGTGGGGATTACCAATACGGTGAACCTCATTGACGGGCTGGACGGCCTAGCTTCAGGGGTGGCGTCTATTTCCTCCCTTTGCTTGGCTTACACTGCTTATATCCATGGTGCCTATCTGCCGGCGCTGGCTATGCTGGCTTTAGCCGGAAGTGCGCTGGGATTTTTGCCTTACAACTTCCATCCGGCAAAGATTTTTATGGGAGATGGCGGATCTCTGTTTCTAGGCTTTATGCTGGCCACCCTTTCTGTGGTAGGACCGGTTAAGAGTGCGACCATTATGGCGGTGATCATTCCTGTATTGGTGTTAGGCCTGCCTATTTTCGATACGGCCTTTGCCATCCTGAGGCGGCTTGTAAATCATCGGCCTATTATGGAAGCAGACAAGGGACATCTCCATCATCGGCTTATGGCGGCAGGCTTAGGCCAGCGTCGGACAGTGCTGACCCTCTATGGTATCAGTGGTGTCATGGGGGTGGCGGCAGTGCTGTTCAGCCGGGATCTCTTCGTGGAGACCGCAGGCCTCATCGCTATCGCACTTATGTACATCTACGTATTTCTTACGGATGCCAGCAATTGGCGGCTGCAAATTAAAGCAGTTAACATCGCTCATGAGGAGAAGTGCCAGAAGAAACGAGACAAGAAGAGGAAGCGAAAATAA
- a CDS encoding deoxycytidylate deaminase translates to MERPSWDEYFMGIASLTAQRSTCLRRQVGAAIVCDKHIVATGYNGAPRGIKHCEERGGCLREKLQIPSGERHELCMALHAEQNAIIQAATLGQSIEGATIYITHQPCVICAKMIVNAGIARLVVKEGYPDELSVEILNEAGLKIEKIGD, encoded by the coding sequence ATGGAAAGACCCAGCTGGGATGAATATTTTATGGGCATTGCCTCGCTGACGGCGCAGCGGTCTACCTGCCTTCGCAGACAGGTAGGCGCGGCCATCGTTTGTGACAAGCACATCGTAGCCACCGGCTATAACGGGGCGCCTAGAGGCATTAAACATTGTGAAGAACGAGGAGGCTGCCTGCGGGAGAAATTACAGATTCCGTCAGGGGAACGACATGAACTCTGCATGGCTCTCCATGCAGAGCAAAATGCTATCATTCAGGCGGCCACTTTGGGACAAAGCATTGAAGGTGCTACCATCTACATAACCCATCAGCCTTGCGTAATCTGCGCTAAGATGATTGTCAATGCAGGCATCGCGCGGCTGGTAGTTAAAGAAGGGTATCCGGATGAATTGTCTGTAGAGATACTGAACGAAGCTGGATTAAAGATAGAAAAGATAGGGGATTAG
- the truA gene encoding tRNA pseudouridine(38-40) synthase TruA, whose protein sequence is MKNILLTVEYDGTLFSGWQRQPQRRTVQGELEKILSLVCRCPIQINGTSRTDAGVHALGQRASFKGDFGIPTDRLLIAANNLLAGGLNTSGRVGDLRILNAEEMSADFHARFDAKGKKYIYQILNEPELQIFSRNQYYQVQKNLDTDAMRAAAAHIVGTHDFKCFQAAGGEEKKTTVRTIYALNIVEKKTLEGKRIVALEIKGDGFLYNMVRIITGTLVEVGLGKKKPESVADIIDGKERQQAGHTAPPQGLYLAKVYYDLEELVEF, encoded by the coding sequence ATGAAAAATATTTTGCTGACTGTAGAATATGATGGCACTTTGTTTTCCGGCTGGCAGCGTCAGCCACAGCGCAGGACGGTCCAGGGAGAACTGGAGAAGATTCTAAGCTTGGTGTGCCGCTGCCCCATTCAGATTAATGGGACAAGCCGTACAGATGCCGGAGTTCATGCCCTGGGCCAGCGAGCCAGCTTCAAGGGCGACTTCGGGATTCCTACTGATCGGCTGTTGATTGCGGCTAACAATCTACTGGCGGGAGGCTTAAATACCTCCGGACGAGTAGGAGATTTGCGAATCTTGAACGCGGAAGAGATGTCAGCGGACTTTCACGCTCGATTCGATGCCAAAGGGAAAAAATATATCTATCAGATTCTCAATGAACCGGAGCTACAAATATTCAGCCGGAATCAGTATTACCAAGTGCAGAAAAATCTGGATACAGATGCCATGAGGGCGGCCGCTGCTCATATCGTAGGTACCCATGATTTTAAATGTTTTCAGGCTGCCGGAGGGGAAGAGAAGAAGACCACTGTGCGGACCATCTACGCATTGAATATTGTGGAGAAGAAAACACTGGAAGGCAAGCGAATTGTCGCATTAGAAATCAAGGGGGACGGCTTCCTTTACAATATGGTGCGGATTATCACGGGCACACTGGTCGAGGTGGGTTTGGGCAAGAAGAAACCCGAGTCCGTGGCGGATATTATCGACGGCAAAGAACGGCAGCAAGCTGGTCATACAGCACCGCCTCAAGGGCTGTATTTGGCAAAAGTGTACTATGACCTTGAAGAATTGGTTGAATTTTGA
- the yhbY gene encoding ribosome assembly RNA-binding protein YhbY, giving the protein MITSKQRSYLKSLAHSLEPSVYLGKGGLTENIIKEVEVNLEARELVKVKLQEGCTLEPKEVANQVAEQVGAEFVQAIGKKFTLYRESKENKQIELPRAR; this is encoded by the coding sequence ATGATAACAAGCAAACAGAGAAGTTACCTAAAGAGCTTAGCTCACAGTCTGGAACCTTCCGTTTATCTGGGAAAAGGCGGGCTGACGGAGAACATTATAAAGGAAGTGGAAGTAAACCTGGAAGCTAGAGAACTGGTTAAGGTGAAGTTACAGGAGGGCTGTACTCTGGAACCGAAAGAGGTGGCTAATCAGGTAGCTGAACAAGTAGGGGCTGAGTTTGTACAGGCCATAGGCAAGAAGTTTACTCTGTACAGAGAGTCCAAGGAAAACAAGCAGATTGAGCTCCCGAGAGCCCGGTAA